One Ureaplasma urealyticum serovar 8 str. ATCC 27618 genomic window carries:
- the rplA gene encoding 50S ribosomal protein L1 — protein MAKISKKLSAAYEGIDKQKAYPLFDAIKLAQEKSITKFDGSINIAVKLNLDTTKVEQQLRGSISLPNGNGKNVRVLVLSEDITKEQAAAVGADYFGGADYIQNIEKMLNQIDVIITNQKMMPLLAKLGKVLGPRGLMPNPKIGTVTNDVLKAVEEFKKGRIEYRTDTYGNIHMSIGRVSFETAKIEENANALLSLIRSKKPATVKGQYIQNIAISPTMGPGIKVIINNN, from the coding sequence ATGGCTAAAATTTCTAAAAAATTATCTGCTGCTTATGAAGGAATTGATAAACAAAAAGCTTACCCTTTATTTGATGCAATTAAACTAGCACAAGAAAAATCAATTACTAAATTCGATGGATCAATTAATATTGCTGTTAAATTAAATTTAGACACAACTAAAGTTGAACAACAATTACGTGGATCAATCTCATTACCAAATGGTAATGGTAAAAATGTACGTGTTCTTGTTTTAAGTGAAGATATCACTAAAGAACAAGCTGCTGCTGTTGGTGCTGATTACTTTGGTGGTGCTGATTACATTCAAAACATTGAAAAAATGTTAAACCAAATTGATGTAATTATTACTAACCAAAAAATGATGCCATTATTAGCTAAATTAGGTAAAGTATTAGGACCTCGTGGTTTAATGCCTAACCCAAAAATTGGTACTGTTACAAACGATGTTTTAAAAGCTGTAGAAGAATTTAAAAAAGGTCGTATTGAATATCGTACAGATACTTATGGAAACATTCATATGAGTATTGGTCGTGTTTCATTTGAAACAGCTAAAATTGAAGAAAATGCTAATGCATTACTAAGCTTAATTAGATCTAAAAAACCAGCAACTGTGAAAGGTCAATACATTCAAAATATTGCTATTTCACCTACAATGGGACCTGGAATAAAAGTTATTATCAATAACAATTAA
- the rplK gene encoding 50S ribosomal protein L11: MLRVAPKKKEVTRIAKLNLIGGQAKPGPALASVGINMAEFTKSFNDKTKDQNGKVIPVIITAYKDKSFDYVVKTTPVTYLLKDAAKIKSGAKDPKKQVVATISKEQALEIARYKLVDMTAYDEEAALRMIAGSAKQMGIAIEGVSAYKEKKGN, from the coding sequence GTGTTGCGTGTGGCTCCTAAAAAGAAAGAAGTTACAAGAATCGCAAAATTAAATCTAATTGGTGGACAAGCTAAACCTGGTCCAGCATTAGCATCAGTTGGGATTAATATGGCTGAGTTTACAAAGTCATTTAATGATAAAACTAAAGATCAAAATGGAAAAGTTATTCCAGTAATTATTACAGCTTATAAAGATAAGTCATTTGATTATGTTGTAAAAACAACTCCTGTGACATATTTACTAAAAGACGCTGCCAAAATCAAAAGTGGTGCAAAAGATCCTAAAAAACAAGTTGTAGCAACAATTTCAAAAGAACAAGCTTTAGAAATTGCTCGTTATAAATTAGTTGATATGACAGCATATGATGAAGAAGCAGCTTTAAGAATGATTGCTGGTTCAGCAAAACAAATGGGTATTGCAATCGAAGGCGTAAGTGCATATAAAGAAAAGAAAGGTAACTAA
- a CDS encoding ABC transporter permease, with translation MKKMFLLMKNMMRLFFKNKALVTQLSILMIVSTVVIVATTITVQRLQKSQSDIKKIGLQSDFLVDTKEQDNISFNEIEVSDNLVKHNEKLTQLTIFNQNILKNSNNYLQLIDPTFNNHNLYWPTNKNNRQVEVLNLEGNIDWNKINQLKLQTVFWFETRQESNQNFANNYEDLVYEYRNFKNQLVGFQNLSGGRILFQSPTLKQTNNNYDSTFKVNAAIVQKNTPFKTFFDFNKHEELGFKNKSYFTNPVLIRNIDLNSKQVIQTINDRSNQAIDFKNYQNTFQAIVDTLEANTIKKDFYSVNLHVDFSTLSTKYLLFANYLNSEGIDKNRYADELKIDNYKQKYLDLFQNQVLIPKELINDPKKFDEVQKIITKAKVLLLTKIREETNIFYENSQKLAEENRDQIKDYEAQLKQINIALQNSNYSNFELIQLKNQQKVLAANLDQAKFKRFLYNDLIAQDFHSVLNNYDVFYRKHESAIHNDVKSDSNFIVTNVSNPTYAQNGVIAPKNEWIDNMVQIDEKNKKSQNPNKKFKRIFIDNHNSNKINDFYNLYSNYIKAIRTLEKSYEKDPNTDKDLLVEQRDYSPWVNTSFINIYQLPQFFNVLFNESEWLLSIQYLREMNEYKKYLYQIFEPYKDKNWIFNLNHQNWKDDQQVIAIYKNANNPKDQKQYYFNGYIKNHQAYIDVKYDKNLPTRLQLVNIVKKDEENQKNTLINVLERDLNDYTNIINFKKGIKDINTNQQAIYDQWALDNPQDYAQFKIWMSKIIKRYNFLQLQQSPYGYTIQAQNVLTNVLLLPFTINIINRSSDLAYVSTSYIKANQKTAKNTNSYKEVGNYEDFLEALKLPYRVINDEPNYREITLADGSKKRIAKDYYSWINYVVSPANKVEINGQFFFIIGAVDSPEFLFPAINDSDILINKQKSTVLYVNDSGFAKLKTIAASVPILEYYTLKVNTNNFNLLQKNNVYNQIKSELLSAKKGNIYKKTDKDNPYRIYVKRTLFLTQLRNLVIAIAVGLIVLILLLGIYFVASSIKNMINKNKVMFGAMQAQGVTRWQAWLSFAPFYTIPSLIVLIIGYSVAYAIQPLIMRLFSSYWLIPIPEQFVSVGWIFAIPITLALILGFICWTLIFYILKQPTAETMKGDAGFKINKFIIGTKAIFLKFGAIRVLKATYVVANLARMLILLVIASSFSIIASIIATTKNNFSQSASITNAKREYEYAVDLYSPTEQGGFYYISKFEEMGVPNEYSPLKQIVQNVKIEVKIKNLINKKVNVVYINNQTKQKVIIEAIINEKGLINFKTDQLINGSFMFEGIYEQETNRLLIGSQNLSPYLININNQKIGHFSWSDHKQYIHLLKSHFSDNDVILDYVDSNNQHTYLKPKIQDQTLVFDLSLLNQKQKYRLVNVINTKGNPLVDLSKINDVLKTLDYSKNGRYLYGYYGRLPYLYFNNLPQELINQKVYLTYTINQTNEIRICGVVNEQKEVVFDLTKLKINPQQSYQLRDMRIEKTNLLVYDSKQHEFNDNLIYFDNNYYGLNNHDKNQISIDYLSVNRNLYLTLKAMRNEFNNKNKVPFITTKAIAQLVEPNVGILDYNQLEKGYIYQISSATLEGSDTNLYLDNVNAIDKTKDSGLPYSSLKYNNAMREIKDLGTDHPVYGKMLSNVYYPSISTQPEILQNIRFFDSKVISKSSLDGNISVKATDVNIEFNPWVFAKTFLPITAIARSELNEKHLLDEAFKNFGYEIIDGKKVNKLYDVPNFEDDGIVRQVSLWTKTGLPPKSENDEDAFFVKINGQWKINEKPGVLTEQGAAEFLPEFLRLITQMYTFKSTRYLQYKAGLKFVNIEDEKTQQPYTYLLGQMQTKTKKFGNEIKILGINYEKNKFIDDKPSPTTQLSLINDQGVNLIDLIKDDNVNNEVHNIIINKVVAQKYHLNINDVFEYEINNHIKRLSNKFNNTPQVYKTKFKVVGINDSLMDEQLIINQKIANKLIGFDDYRERMQVENGHPIIEAREFNGFFTKEKSPIFFNNMASFYSPSGLSPAIDSWPQNLLENIGGNVQNINIYWIFYYSWDLANSILNASFDKNKISWDSFSEVNLDKLLKKMNKIFGKEANLPSFKAVDANIENEIFASVIDKTSFTLLLNIIIAIIPSLVIIIILVASTLANESRRLIAIMKVLGMRDFKNVNNFMFIYPIVWLLNILIATPLSFGIIHIYKLAIFAAFNIVLVASIPWWIFVVSFGFVGLVLLFAWLQMLYKTKKLNLPKALNQFTD, from the coding sequence ATGAAAAAAATGTTTTTATTAATGAAGAATATGATGCGTTTATTCTTCAAAAATAAAGCCTTAGTAACCCAACTTTCAATTTTAATGATTGTTTCAACGGTTGTAATCGTTGCAACAACAATTACAGTTCAACGTTTGCAAAAATCACAAAGTGACATTAAAAAAATTGGTTTACAGAGTGATTTTTTAGTCGACACAAAAGAACAAGATAACATTAGTTTTAATGAAATTGAAGTAAGTGATAATCTAGTTAAGCATAATGAAAAACTAACTCAGTTAACAATTTTTAATCAAAATATCTTAAAAAATTCTAATAATTATTTACAACTAATTGATCCGACATTCAACAACCACAATCTTTATTGACCTACTAATAAAAATAATCGACAAGTAGAAGTATTAAATTTAGAAGGAAATATCGATTGAAATAAAATTAATCAACTAAAATTACAAACTGTTTTTTGATTTGAAACTCGTCAAGAAAGCAATCAAAATTTTGCTAATAATTATGAAGATTTAGTTTATGAATATCGTAATTTTAAAAACCAGTTAGTTGGTTTTCAAAATTTAAGTGGAGGACGTATTTTATTTCAATCACCTACACTAAAACAAACAAATAATAATTATGATTCAACATTTAAAGTTAATGCAGCAATCGTACAAAAAAACACGCCATTTAAAACCTTTTTTGATTTTAATAAACACGAAGAATTAGGTTTTAAAAATAAATCTTATTTTACAAATCCAGTATTAATTAGAAATATTGATCTTAATTCAAAACAAGTTATTCAAACAATAAATGATCGTTCTAATCAAGCTATTGATTTTAAAAATTATCAAAATACATTTCAAGCTATTGTTGATACATTAGAAGCAAACACCATAAAAAAAGATTTTTATAGCGTAAATTTACATGTTGATTTTAGTACATTATCAACAAAATATTTATTATTTGCTAATTATTTAAATAGTGAAGGAATTGATAAAAATCGTTATGCAGACGAATTAAAAATTGATAACTATAAACAAAAATATTTAGATTTATTCCAAAATCAAGTTTTAATTCCAAAAGAATTAATTAATGATCCAAAAAAGTTTGATGAAGTTCAAAAAATCATTACCAAAGCAAAAGTATTGTTACTAACAAAAATTCGAGAAGAAACAAATATCTTTTATGAGAATTCACAAAAATTAGCTGAAGAAAACAGAGATCAAATTAAAGATTATGAAGCGCAATTAAAACAAATAAATATTGCTTTACAAAATTCTAATTATTCTAATTTTGAACTTATTCAATTAAAAAACCAACAAAAAGTATTGGCTGCTAATCTTGATCAAGCTAAATTTAAACGTTTTTTATACAATGATTTAATCGCTCAAGATTTTCATTCTGTTTTAAATAATTATGATGTTTTCTATCGTAAACATGAATCTGCTATTCATAACGATGTTAAAAGTGATTCAAATTTTATTGTTACTAATGTAAGCAACCCTACATACGCACAAAATGGGGTTATCGCTCCAAAAAATGAGTGAATCGATAACATGGTGCAAATTGATGAGAAAAATAAAAAAAGCCAAAATCCAAACAAAAAATTTAAACGTATTTTTATAGATAATCATAATTCAAATAAAATTAATGATTTCTACAATCTTTACTCTAACTATATTAAAGCGATTCGTACATTAGAAAAAAGCTATGAAAAGGATCCAAATACTGATAAAGATTTATTAGTTGAACAACGTGATTATAGTCCATGAGTTAATACATCATTCATCAATATTTATCAATTGCCCCAATTTTTTAATGTTTTATTTAATGAATCAGAATGGTTATTATCAATACAATATTTAAGAGAAATGAATGAGTATAAAAAATACTTATATCAAATCTTCGAACCGTATAAAGATAAAAACTGAATTTTTAATTTAAATCATCAAAATTGAAAAGATGATCAACAAGTTATTGCCATTTATAAAAATGCAAACAACCCTAAAGATCAAAAACAATACTATTTTAATGGATATATAAAAAACCATCAGGCTTACATTGATGTTAAGTATGATAAAAATTTACCAACACGTTTACAATTAGTTAATATTGTTAAAAAAGATGAAGAAAATCAAAAAAATACCTTAATTAATGTTTTAGAACGTGATTTAAATGATTATACAAACATCATTAATTTCAAAAAAGGTATTAAAGATATTAATACAAACCAGCAAGCAATTTATGATCAATGAGCTTTAGATAATCCACAAGATTATGCACAATTTAAGATTTGAATGTCAAAAATTATTAAACGTTATAATTTTTTACAACTTCAACAATCACCTTATGGTTATACAATTCAAGCGCAAAATGTTTTGACAAACGTTTTATTATTACCATTTACAATCAATATTATTAATCGAAGTTCAGATTTAGCATATGTAAGTACATCATATATTAAAGCTAATCAAAAAACAGCAAAAAATACAAATAGTTATAAAGAAGTTGGTAACTATGAAGACTTTTTAGAAGCTTTAAAATTACCATATCGTGTTATTAATGATGAGCCAAACTATCGAGAAATTACTTTAGCAGATGGTTCTAAAAAAAGAATTGCAAAAGATTATTATAGTTGAATCAACTATGTTGTAAGTCCTGCTAATAAAGTTGAAATTAATGGTCAATTCTTCTTTATTATTGGAGCTGTTGATAGTCCAGAATTTTTATTCCCAGCTATTAATGATTCAGATATTTTAATTAATAAACAAAAGTCAACTGTTTTATATGTTAATGATTCAGGATTTGCTAAACTTAAAACTATTGCTGCTAGTGTACCAATTCTAGAGTACTACACTCTAAAAGTTAATACTAATAATTTTAATTTATTACAAAAAAACAATGTTTATAATCAAATAAAATCAGAGTTATTAAGTGCTAAAAAAGGTAATATATACAAAAAAACAGATAAAGATAATCCTTATCGAATTTATGTTAAACGAACACTTTTCTTAACACAATTACGAAATTTAGTAATTGCTATTGCAGTGGGATTAATTGTTTTAATTTTATTATTGGGAATTTATTTTGTTGCTTCAAGTATTAAAAATATGATCAACAAAAATAAAGTGATGTTTGGTGCTATGCAAGCCCAAGGTGTAACAAGATGACAAGCATGATTATCATTCGCTCCTTTTTATACTATTCCTTCATTAATTGTTCTAATTATTGGCTATAGCGTTGCATATGCTATTCAACCTTTAATTATGCGTTTATTTAGTTCTTATTGACTAATTCCTATTCCAGAACAGTTTGTTAGTGTTGGATGAATCTTTGCTATTCCAATTACATTAGCACTAATTTTAGGTTTTATTTGTTGAACATTAATCTTTTATATTTTAAAACAACCAACAGCTGAAACAATGAAGGGTGATGCTGGTTTTAAAATTAATAAATTTATTATTGGCACAAAAGCCATCTTTTTAAAATTTGGTGCGATTCGTGTTTTAAAAGCTACATATGTTGTTGCTAATTTAGCACGGATGTTAATTTTATTAGTAATTGCTTCATCGTTCTCGATTATTGCTTCAATTATTGCTACAACAAAAAATAACTTTAGTCAATCAGCAAGCATTACTAATGCTAAACGTGAATATGAATACGCTGTTGATTTATACTCACCAACAGAACAAGGCGGATTTTATTACATTTCAAAATTTGAAGAAATGGGAGTTCCAAATGAATATTCCCCTTTAAAACAAATTGTTCAAAACGTTAAAATTGAAGTTAAAATCAAAAATTTAATTAATAAAAAAGTTAATGTTGTTTATATTAATAATCAAACAAAACAAAAAGTTATTATTGAAGCAATTATTAATGAAAAAGGATTAATCAACTTTAAAACCGATCAATTAATTAATGGTAGTTTTATGTTTGAAGGAATTTATGAACAAGAAACAAATAGATTATTAATTGGTTCGCAAAATTTAAGTCCTTATTTAATTAATATAAATAATCAAAAAATTGGTCATTTTAGTTGATCAGATCACAAACAATATATTCATTTACTAAAATCACATTTTAGTGATAATGATGTGATTTTAGATTATGTTGATTCTAATAATCAACACACTTATTTAAAACCAAAAATTCAAGATCAAACTTTAGTATTTGATCTTTCATTACTAAATCAAAAACAAAAATATCGTTTAGTTAATGTAATAAACACTAAAGGAAATCCATTAGTTGATTTATCAAAAATAAATGATGTTTTAAAAACATTAGATTATTCTAAAAATGGTCGTTATTTATATGGATATTATGGGCGTCTACCATATTTATATTTCAATAATTTACCACAAGAGTTAATTAATCAAAAAGTTTATTTAACTTATACAATTAATCAAACTAATGAAATTCGCATTTGTGGTGTTGTTAACGAACAAAAAGAAGTTGTTTTTGATTTAACAAAACTAAAAATTAATCCTCAACAAAGTTATCAATTGCGTGATATGCGTATTGAAAAAACTAACTTATTAGTTTATGATAGTAAACAACATGAATTTAATGATAATTTAATTTATTTTGATAATAATTATTATGGATTAAATAATCATGATAAAAACCAAATTAGCATTGATTATTTAAGTGTAAATCGTAATTTATATTTAACACTAAAAGCAATGCGCAATGAATTTAATAATAAAAATAAAGTACCTTTTATAACAACTAAAGCAATTGCTCAATTAGTTGAACCAAATGTTGGTATCTTAGATTACAATCAACTTGAAAAAGGTTATATTTATCAAATTAGTAGCGCAACATTAGAGGGTAGCGATACAAATCTATATTTAGATAATGTAAATGCTATTGATAAAACTAAAGATAGTGGTTTACCATATTCATCACTAAAATATAATAATGCAATGCGTGAAATTAAAGATCTAGGAACAGATCATCCAGTTTATGGCAAAATGTTATCAAATGTTTATTATCCATCAATTAGTACTCAACCAGAAATTCTACAAAACATTCGTTTCTTTGATAGTAAAGTTATTTCAAAAAGCTCATTAGATGGGAATATTAGTGTTAAAGCAACTGACGTTAATATTGAATTTAACCCTTGAGTTTTTGCTAAAACTTTCTTACCAATTACAGCTATTGCACGTTCTGAGTTAAATGAAAAACATTTATTAGATGAAGCATTTAAAAACTTTGGATATGAAATTATTGATGGTAAAAAAGTTAATAAATTATATGATGTACCTAATTTTGAAGATGATGGTATTGTTCGTCAAGTTTCATTATGAACTAAAACTGGTTTACCACCAAAAAGCGAAAATGATGAAGATGCTTTCTTTGTTAAAATTAATGGTCAATGAAAAATTAATGAAAAACCAGGTGTACTAACAGAACAAGGCGCTGCTGAATTCTTACCTGAATTCTTACGATTAATCACACAAATGTACACATTTAAATCAACACGTTATCTACAATATAAAGCAGGTTTAAAATTTGTTAATATTGAAGATGAAAAAACGCAACAACCATATACTTATTTATTAGGTCAAATGCAAACAAAAACCAAGAAGTTTGGAAATGAAATTAAAATCTTAGGAATTAATTACGAAAAAAACAAATTCATTGATGATAAACCAAGTCCTACTACTCAACTAAGTTTAATAAATGACCAAGGTGTAAATTTAATTGATTTAATTAAAGATGATAATGTTAACAATGAAGTTCATAATATTATCATTAATAAAGTTGTTGCTCAAAAATATCATTTAAACATTAATGATGTTTTTGAATACGAAATTAACAATCATATCAAACGTTTATCAAATAAATTTAATAACACACCTCAAGTTTACAAAACAAAATTTAAAGTTGTTGGTATTAATGATAGTTTAATGGATGAGCAATTAATTATTAATCAAAAAATTGCTAATAAATTAATTGGATTTGATGATTATCGTGAACGAATGCAAGTTGAAAATGGTCATCCAATAATTGAAGCGCGTGAATTTAATGGCTTTTTTACAAAAGAAAAAAGCCCAATCTTTTTCAATAATATGGCTTCATTCTATTCACCAAGTGGTCTATCACCTGCCATTGATTCATGACCACAAAACTTATTAGAAAACATTGGTGGTAATGTTCAAAATATTAATATTTATTGAATCTTCTACTATAGTTGAGATTTAGCTAATTCAATTTTAAATGCTAGTTTTGATAAAAATAAAATTAGTTGAGATTCTTTCTCTGAAGTTAATTTAGATAAACTATTAAAAAAGATGAATAAAATTTTTGGTAAAGAAGCTAACTTGCCATCATTTAAAGCAGTTGATGCTAATATTGAAAATGAAATCTTTGCTTCAGTAATTGATAAAACATCGTTTACATTGTTGTTAAATATTATTATTGCGATTATTCCATCGCTTGTGATTATTATTATTTTAGTAGCTTCAACATTAGCTAATGAATCACGACGTTTAATTGCGATTATGAAAGTCTTAGGAATGCGTGATTTTAAAAATGTTAATAATTTCATGTTTATATATCCAATTGTATGGTTATTAAACATCTTAATCGCTACACCACTTTCATTTGGAATTATTCATATTTATAAATTAGCAATCTTTGCGGCTTTCAACATTGTTTTAGTAGCTTCTATTCCTTGATGAATCTTTGTTGTTAGTTTTGGTTTTGTTGGTCTTGTGTTATTATTTGCTTGATTACAAATGTTATATAAAACTAAAAAGCTAAACTTACCAAAAGCTTTAAACCAATTTACAGATTAA
- the gatB gene encoding Asp-tRNA(Asn)/Glu-tRNA(Gln) amidotransferase subunit GatB has translation MQNFEVIIGIEVHTALNTKTKMFSNTPTSHKSMANTLINEIDLALPGTLPSVNQEVVHKGLFLANALHMHTNHQFIAFDRKHYYYLDLPKGYQITQNYFPIGQNGYIQITDENNNPKKIRIKQIHLEEDTAKQTSVNNQVYLDYNRAGWPLIEIVSEADLRSAQETVLFLEELRKILLFNDISDAKMEDGSLRVDVNISIRPRGAKSFGTKVEIKNINSISNVAKAINYEYNRQLNLILLNQSVEQQTRRFDDSTNTTVFMRSKNDAINYRYIRELNIAPIYLSDEYVSQLLSTKPYSINDLRQELLQKGLVSSAIEQLLGDGPLFKAFKYVNKIVNNPSSVYKWLCLEFIGLINKNAQIIEDISMELLQKIGAMIVLFDQTLINGKQTKTILEKIYLTNKDPQTLIKELGFEQITDENEITNLWNQILANNQEMLLQYEERPDRVEKFFMGEMMKLTKAQANPTISFNILKKILQK, from the coding sequence ATGCAAAATTTTGAAGTTATTATTGGTATTGAAGTCCATACAGCACTTAATACTAAAACAAAAATGTTTTCTAATACTCCTACATCTCATAAAAGTATGGCTAATACTTTGATTAATGAAATTGATTTAGCATTACCCGGAACATTACCAAGTGTTAATCAAGAAGTTGTACATAAAGGCCTTTTTTTAGCAAACGCTTTACACATGCATACAAATCATCAATTTATTGCTTTTGATCGTAAACATTATTACTATTTAGACTTACCTAAGGGTTATCAAATTACGCAAAATTATTTTCCTATTGGTCAAAATGGTTATATTCAAATCACTGATGAAAATAATAATCCAAAAAAAATACGTATTAAACAAATTCATTTAGAAGAAGATACCGCTAAACAAACTAGTGTTAATAATCAAGTTTATTTAGATTATAATCGTGCTGGTTGACCACTAATTGAAATTGTAAGCGAAGCTGATTTAAGAAGTGCACAAGAGACTGTTTTGTTTTTAGAAGAATTACGTAAGATTTTATTATTTAATGATATATCAGATGCAAAAATGGAAGATGGTTCATTACGTGTTGATGTAAATATTTCAATTAGACCACGGGGTGCAAAATCATTTGGTACAAAAGTTGAAATTAAGAATATTAACTCTATTTCTAATGTTGCTAAAGCGATTAATTACGAGTATAATCGTCAATTAAATTTAATTTTATTAAACCAAAGTGTTGAACAACAAACACGTCGTTTTGATGATAGTACTAATACAACTGTTTTTATGCGTTCAAAAAACGATGCCATTAATTATCGTTATATTCGAGAACTAAATATTGCGCCAATTTATTTAAGTGATGAATATGTTAGTCAATTATTATCTACTAAACCTTATAGTATTAATGATTTACGTCAAGAATTATTACAAAAAGGCTTAGTTAGCTCAGCTATTGAACAACTATTGGGTGATGGCCCTTTATTTAAAGCGTTTAAATATGTCAATAAGATTGTTAACAATCCTTCAAGTGTTTATAAATGACTATGTTTAGAATTCATTGGTTTAATTAATAAGAACGCTCAAATCATTGAAGATATTTCAATGGAATTATTACAAAAAATTGGCGCCATGATTGTATTATTTGATCAAACTTTAATAAATGGGAAACAAACAAAAACAATTTTAGAAAAAATTTATTTAACAAATAAAGACCCACAAACACTAATTAAAGAATTAGGATTTGAACAAATTACTGATGAAAATGAAATTACTAACCTTTGAAATCAAATCCTAGCTAATAACCAAGAAATGTTATTACAATATGAAGAACGACCCGATCGAGTTGAAAAATTCTTTATGGGTGAAATGATGAAATTAACTAAAGCACAAGCTAATCCAACAATTTCTTTCAACATTTTAAAAAAAATATTACAAAAATAA